AAGCTTGGCGCCAATCTACTCATTGAAGTTCTTGAGGAAGACGCGATCCTGGACCCTCTGGTAGAATATCAGAACCCGAAAACATGCTATTACGCAAAAGTCGTCTGGAAAAAAAACCTGCCTGACTCAAACGCCGAGTTCGGCGTCGGGTTGCGCTACCTTTCCTCGGTTCCTCAGGAAAGTTGAGGTTGCGCGACTGCTTTGGCCCCTTGCGGGGCCATTTTCATGCCTTGCGCGCCGCCGATTCCGTCTTGCGCCTGGTCAAATCCTCGAAAACGGCCATGGCCGCCGAAGCGCCCTCGCTGACAGCCGTGACGATCTGCTGCACCCCGCCGGTTATGTCTCCGGCCGCATAGATGCGCGGGATGCTGGTGCGGCCCAGTCTGTCGACGCGGATATAGCCGCCCGGCTCCTGTGCCAGGCCCAGATGAGACACGGCCTCGACATTGGGCACGATGCCGATGGCCAGAAAAACTCCGTCCACGGGGATGCGCTCTGTTTCGCCGGTCTTGACGTGCCGGACGCTTATGAACGTAAGCGTCTCTTTTCCGCCGATCTCCTCGACAACGATGTTCCAATGCACGGGAATCTCCTCCCTGAGCACGGAATCGACAAGATGCTGTTCGGCCCGGAAGCTGTCGCGGCGATGCACGATGAATACATCCACACCCAGATTCTTCAGGTGCAGGGCGTCGGTCAGGGCGGTGTTTCCGCCGCCGACCACGGCCACCTTTTTGCCCTTGAACATGAATCCGTCACACGACGCGCAAAAGGACACGCCCTTGCTCATGAAGCGGTCCTCGCCGGGCACGTCCAGCTTCTTCCAGGACGCACCCGCCGCATATATGACGGCATCCGCCACATATACCAGATCCTGGGTCAAGACTTCCAGTTTCCTGCCGACCTTGATCTCCTCGACGGTCTGGCCGGTGATGACGTCCACGTACTGTTTGGCCTGCTCGTGGATCATGTCCATGAGCATCTTGCCGCCGATGTTGATGAAGCCGGGATAGTTCTCCACTTCAGGAGTGATGCTGACCAGTCCGCCGACAATGCCTTTTTCCAGCACCACGGCGTCAAGGCCCGCGCGTTTGGCGTATATTCCGGCCGTAAGACCTGCAGGTCCGGAGCCGATGATGACCACGTCATGATGGCTCGCATCCGCGCTATCCGTCCCGGCCCTTTCCTCCGCCATGTCCTTGGCCGCTTCAAGCGTCACGAGTTGCAGCACAAAGGCCAGTTCCGACTCCATGCCCACGGTGGACAGTTTTTCATCGTAAACCGTGTGCGGGATGGAGCCCACGGAGTACTCTTCCGCGTACTCCGGGTTTTCCCCGGTCTCGACACATTCGACACTGACCAAAAGCGGTTTCTCGATGGCCGCCTTGATGGCGTTGACGCACTGCCCGGGACAATACGGACAGGTCGGGCTGACAAAAACCTTGACCTGGCGGGGCTCCCGCAATTCCTGCAGCAACTCCTTGCTGCGCGCGGACAAGAAGCTGTTGCCCGTGGAGGCCATCATCAGGGCGTGCAAAAAGGCCTGCCCTTCCTCGCCGGCCGGAGCTCCGGTAAAACGAATGGAATATTTTTCGGGTGCGATGAGCAGCGTCGGAAACCGCTCCACGCCAAACTTTTCGTTGGCCTTTTCATCTGCGGAATGCAGGTTGAGGGTGACCTTGTCGGTAAGGCGAACAAGATCCGTCATCAGATTGCGCGCAAAATCGGCGTAGGCATCGTTCTGCCCGGGCGTAACGAACAGATGCACGGGCACCACTTCCTTGAAATCCTTCAGAAAGGAGGCCAGGGCCTTACGCTGATCCTCGGGCAGAAACCATTCGTCTTTGTTGCTTGGTTTGGTCATAAGAACCTCCGAAGAAAAAGTAACGAGGATTGCGAACTTTTCCTCTAACGTCTTATGCGAATTTGTCAAAATGCGACCAGTGGTTGCGACGAATCGCCACACGGGTCCCGACTTTAAAAAAAGAAAATTTGAGGGAGGGTCACGGATCAAGAAGCATGAAGACCATGCGCATCCGTCACAACTTAAACAGGAAGAGCCGAGGCATAGGCCCGAAGATAGGCCGCGTGCATCCCGGATGCATCATACGCTGCGACATCAAGAGTCCCTGCCGAAACAAGCTGTTCGACCAAGGCGGAATCTTCCCGCAGGCGATCAAGTTGCCGCGCCAGAGAGATAGGGTCGCCGTTTGAAAAGACAAGCCCGTTGACCTCGTTGCGAACCAACTCAAGGTTGGCAGGAAGATCGGAACAGACCACGGGCACGCCCGCAGCCCATCCTTCCTTGATGACCCCGCTTGAACCCTCGCCATGAGCCGAAGGCACAACCAGAATGTCAAGGCTGGGCAGAATGAGAGAACTCTCGACCCGCCCTTTCCACGCGATGTGTTTTGAAAGGCCCAGGTTTTCGACCTGATGCTTCAGGTCCGCCTCCAAGGCCCCATCGCCGACCACCCAGACCTTTGGCACATGTGCCAGCAGCGAGAGGGCCCTGAAAAACTGGGCATGGCCCTTTTGTGGGGAAAGAGCGCCGATGATGCCCACCCGCCCGAAGTTTCCGGGTTCCCGGCGGGAGTATCTATCAAGCACGATGGCGCTGGGGATGACCGCTGTGCGGCAAACTCCGGCTCCGCGAACCACATCCTCCACCTCCCGGCTGACACAGACCACCAGGGTTCCAAGCCGGTATTTCCAGCGACTCCATCCCTGGCCCAGAGCATAGGACACCCGCCGGGTATGGATCAGGGTCAGGTCCCGTCGAAAGAGGCGCGCCAAGGCCCCAAGAGAGGCGGCGCGGGCGTCGTGAGTGTGCAGGATGGTAGGCGAAGAAGGAAGCATGCGGAGCAGCGCGAGCAGATTGAGGGGATGATAATCACGTCTGCGGGGCAGCGTCGCAATCTTTATCCCGAGTTCAAGAGCGGCATCAAGAATGGGCGCGCCCTGCGGCGCGGCCACGCGCACCTGCATCCCGGCCTTGTGCTGTTCCCCTGCAAGATAGATGACCTGCCGTTGTCCGCCCCTGAATTCGCATCCAAGATCCAGATGCGTCACTTCTGTAGCCGCAAACGCCGCCATCTCCCGGCCTGCCGCCTGACCTGTCATGCCTGCCGCAGCCGCTGGCCGTGGGCCTTGCGGTCCGCCACCAGCAACCCGCGCAGGCGCAGGCCGACAGGACCGGGGACGCCGTCGCCCACGACACGGCCATTGTAGCGAACCACGCCCACCGCGTCGATGCTGGTACCCAAAAGAATGATTTCACGGCAGTCGTACAGCTCGGATTCGGGCACAGGGCGGGTGGAGACCGGCATGAAACCTTCGGCCATGCTCATGGCCCGCTTCAGGGTGGTGCCCATGAGGGCGTTCTTGAGCTCGGGCACGACGAAAACCCCGTCCCTGTCCACCAGCACCGCGTTCTCCGTGGAGCCTTCGGCCAGAAAGCCGTCCCCGTCGAAGCAAAGCGGATAGTCCGCGCCCTGCTCCACGGCGTCCTTTTTCATAAGCACATTGGGCAGATAATTCACGCTTTTGATCTGGGACATCCAGCCCTGCTTGGCCGGAATGCGCGTACGCACTGCGCTGACCCCAACAGTCCAGAAGGATTCGGGCTTGCGGACGAAACGCTTGGCCGCGATGTACAGGCTCGACTGCGGGCATTCACGGGTGTCAAGGGTGAACCCGCCCGGACCGCGCCCCACAAAGACCATGACGTTACCTTCGCTCGCGCCGCTGGCCAGGCAAACCTGCCGGATCAGATCGTCCAGCTCGGCCTTGCCGAGGGGCAAGGCAAGTTCAATGGCGCCGGCGGAACGCTCCAGACGCAGCAGATGCTCGCCCAGCTGATAGATGGCTCCGTCTTCAAAGCGCAGCGCCTCGAAAACGCCGTCGCCGCGATGCACGAGGTGGTCATCGAGGGGTATGAGCATGAGACGCGGATTGGTGAAAATCGCACCCAGCCGATGATCGTAGAAAGCCAGAAAATTCTCCTCGCCGGGGCGCGGGGTAGCCTGCAAACGTTCCCAAAAAAGCTGCTCATTTCCGATTTCAACCATCTTACCCTCCATGACGGCATGGGGCACCCCGCTGCGCGTCGCTCGCAAAACACGCCCCGAGCCGTTTTTAGGTTCGGGGCGTGCGGACAACTAGAAACGTGTAGGAACTTATGAAATGCGCAAAAGATCGCGCTCCAGAAGCACCTCCGCGATCTGGACGGCGTTCAGTGCCGCGCCCTTGCGGATATTGTCGGCCACGATAAACATGTTCAGGCCGTTCTCAATGCTCTCGTCCTCGCGAATGCGGCCCACAAAGGTCTCATCCTCGCCGGCGGCGAAAATGGCCATGGGATAGATCTTCTCGCCCGGATTATCGAGAACGCGCACGCCGGGAGCCTGAGACAGGATGGCGCGGGCTTCCTTGGAAGTGAGCTTCTTTTCGGTCTCGATGTTCACGCTTTCGCTGTGCCCGTAGAAGACCGGCACGCGCACAGCGGTGGCGGTGACCCGGATGGAATCGTCGCCCATGATCTTCTTGGTCTCAAGGACCATCTTCATCTCTTCCTTGGTGTACTCGTTGTCCAGGAAGACGTCGATCTGGGGCAGGCAGTTAAAGGCGATACGGTGCGGATAAACCGTATTGGTGGCTTCCTGGCCGTTGAAAAGCTGACGCACCTGATTTTCCAGTTCAACGATGGCCTTCTGGCCGGTGCCGGAAACAGCCTGATAGGTGGAGACCACGACGCGCTTGATGCGGGCGGCGTCATGCAACGGTTTTAACGCCACGACCATCTGGATCGTCGAGCAATTGGGGTTGGCGATGATGCCCTTGTGCCAGGCGAGATCATCGGGGTTGACCTCGGGTACGACCAGGGGAACGGCCGGATCCATGCGCCAGGCGCTGGAGTTGTCGACCACCACGCAGCCGGCCTTGACCGCGCAGGGCGCGAATTTTTCGGACGTGGAACCGCCGGCGGAAAAAAGGGCCAAATCAACGCCGACAAAGGAATCTTCGGTCAATTCCTGCACCGTCAGCTTTTTCGCGCCGAATTCCACTTTGGTGCCCGCGGAGCGCGAAGAGGCAAGAGCCCGCACTTCCGCATGGGGGAAATTCCGGCGAACCAACGTATCGAGCATCTCTCTGCCAACGGCACCAGTCGCGCCAACCACGGCCACTACGGGAATCTTCTTCATCGTCGCCTCCAAAATATGTTACTTCAGCCCATCCCTGCGCGAAAAATCCTTCCAGATATCCAGGCAGGTATCGGCTTTATTAAGAGTGTAGAGATGCACTCCAGGGGCTCCCCGGTCAAGCAGATTTCGGATCTGGCTCTTGGCGTAACCCAGCCCCAGCCCGCGCACTCCGCTCTCGCCGTAAACCTTCTGCACATGCTCCAGATCGCGCATATACTCTTCAGGCACGGAAGCCCCGCAAAAGGTCAGCATGCGCTGCAGTGCCCCAAGATTCTGGACCGGCAGAATGCCCGGGATGATGGGCACGCCTATGCCCGCCGCCCTGGCCCTGGCCACGAAATCGAAATACCTGTCGTTATCGAAAAAAAGCTGCGTGATGATGAAATCCGCGCCGCAGGCCACTTTGTGCCGCAGGCGCTCCAGATCATCCTCCATGCTCGGGGCTTCGGGATGTTTTTCAGGATAGCCCGCAACGCCGATGCACAGATCGGAAAACTCCTGCCGGATGAAGGAGACCAGGTCGCTGCCGTGCTGAAACTCTTCACTATCGGGAGTAAAGGATGTTTCACCCCGAGGCGGGTCGCCACGCAAAGCAAGCACGTTATCGACTCCGGCCTCACCCAGGCCGGACAAAAAGGAGCCAAGCCTGGCCCGGTCCGCTCCGACACAGGTCAGATGCGCCAAAGGTTCCAGGCCATATTCCTGCTTCATGCGGGTCACTATCTCCAGCGTGTTGTGCTGGGTGCTTCCGCCCGCGCCATAGGTCACGGAACAAAACAGGGGAGCGAGCTCTCTGAGCTGACGCACGACATCAAAAAAACCGGGCCACTGCGCCCGGTCCTTGGGGGGAAAGAACTCCAGCGACAGGAAGGGTTCCTGCCGCTGAAGCAACTGGGAAATACGCACAAAAAACTCCCTGAACTTACGCTACGGTGTCGGCGATGGAGAAGATGGGCAGGTACATGCTAATGACCAGTCCACCAACGACCACGCCCAGAAAAACGATCATGATGGGCTCGATGAGAGAAGTCAGGGCGTCAACGGCCACATCGACCTCGTCATCGTAGAAATCCGCGATTTTTGTCAGCATGGAATCGAGCGCGCCCGTAGTTTCGCCAATGGCGATCATGTGGATGACCATGGGCGGAAAGACGCCCGTGTCCTCCAGAGGTTCGGCCAGGCTCTGACCTTCGGCGATGGATTTCTTGGCTTCGAGCACGCCCTTTTCAACGGTCTTATTACCCGAGGTGCGCGAAACGATGTCGAGCGCGTTCAATATCGGCACGCCGCTTGAAACCATGGTCGCCAGCGTCCGGCTGAACTTGGCCACGGCGGCCTTGCGCAGCAGGGGCCCGAAGACGGGCAGAAAAAGGACCCAGCGATCGACAAGGATCTGCCCCTTCTCCCATTTGTAAAAGAACTTGAAGGCGACAATAAAGGCGATGATGCCGCCCACCAGCAACATGAAATTGTTGATGACGAAATTACTCATGTTGATGACTATCTGAGTCGGCAGGGGAAGCGCGCCGCCGGATTCGGTGAACATCTGCTCAAAAGTCGGGATAACGAAGATGAGGATGACCGCGATGACCGCCACGGCCACGGTCACGACCACGCCCGGATAAATCATGGCGCCTTTGATCTTGGCTTTGAGCTTGGCGGCCTTCTCGATGTATTCGGCCAGACGCAGGAGGACCTGGTCCAGGATACCGCCTGTCTCGCCAGCGTTGACCATGTTGGAATAGAGCGCGTCAAAAATGTCGGGATGTTTTTTCAGGGCCTCGTACAGTGAGCTGCCGCCCTCGATGTCGTTTCTGACCGCATAGAGCTTGCGGCGCAGCTTGGGGTTCTCGGTCTGCTCGCACATGATCTGCAAGGCCTGCAGGATGGGCACGCCTGCATTGATCATGGTGGCGAACTGCCGACTGAAAACGACCATGTCGCGATCGGACACACCGCCCTCAAGAAAGGTGCCTTCCAGAATGTCCTTGGGTTTCGGCTTGACCCGGACATTGCCATATCCTTTGCGCCGCAGGATATTTTCGGCAAATTCAAGGCTTGGAGCGTCCAAATCCCCTTTGACTGATCTACCGCCGCGTGTTTTTGCCTTATAGATAAAGACCGGCATGAACGTCCTCCAGAAGTTGGGTCGGAAAAATACGTAACCAATCGCTACCGCGAGTCCGGTGGGGGTTCAACGCGTTTGCAGGCATGTGGAAAGTTCGGACAGAATTTCCTCGTCCGCCGGCAAAAAAGAGTAACCCCGTGCTTCTTCACAAGTGATCCAGGCCAGCTCCTGACTTTCACGCGGCGTTGGTGCGCCGGAAAATTCAGTCACAAGATGAAAGAAGAGCCGAATTTCACGTCCTTTAACCTTTTTTTCCTTTACTTTCCAGAGGGAAAAAGCATCTATTGCAATGGATAATTCCTCGTCCAGTTCCCGGGCAAGAGCCTGCCCAAGCGTCTCTTCGGCTTCGACCTTGCCGCCCGGAAATTCCCAGAATCCAGGCTCGGACATGGAAAGAGATCGCCGGGCGGCCAGAAACCTGTCGTCGCGCACGATGATCCCGGCCACCACGTCAATGCTGCCGACCGTCATGCATCCCTCTGAATTTCAAGCTCCTGCAGTTCCTTTTCCAGATAGGCCAGATCCGACATCAAATCTTCGGCCCTGTTCTGCAAGGCAGCGAAGCGCTGCCCCAATTCGCGGGACAGGGACACGTCCTCGTAGGTGGCCGGGTCAGCCAGCTGCGTCTCCAGAGTTTCCTGCTCGACCAGATTGGCTTCCAATTCCGCTTCGAGCTTCTCGTATTTTTTGCGCAGGGGTTTGAGCTGCTGGTAGATCCTGTTGCGCATCTCCGCCTGCTCGCGCTTCTTGAGCTTCTGCTCGTTGCGCACCGCGCGGGTCATGTCGGGTTTTTCCAGTTCCTGCGCCTCGCGGGCCTTCTTGCGGGCATGATACTCATCAAAACCGCACTGATGCACCTCGATGCCGTCGGCATGCAGTTCCCAGATTTCGCTCACCACCTCGCTCAGGAGGTAGCGGTCGTGGGCGACCACCAGCATGGTGCCCTGGTAGGCCGAGAGGGCGTCCATGAGGGCTTCGCGACTCTCCATGTCCAGGTGGTTGGTCGGTTCGTCAAGAATGAGGAAATTGGCGCGGCTGAGGAAAAGGGTGCTCAGCACCAGACGGTTCTTTTCGCCGCCGCTCAGGTCCTCGACCTTTTTTTCCCAGTAGCGTTCGCCAAGCATGAACAGGCCAAGGGCGGACTTGAGCTGCAGGTCCGTGCATGACGGCGAGGCCAGGCGCTTGATCTCGGACATGACCGAGGAGGCTGGTCGCACGATGTCGGTCTGGTGCTGGCTGAAGTACCCGGTGACAATGCTCGAGCCCATGTTGATGTGGCCCTGGCTTGGCTTGAGCTGCCCGGTGATGAGCTTGATCAGGGTCGATTTACCCCGGCCATTGGGACCGACCAGCCCGATTTTCTGACCACGATAGATGTTAAAGGACAGGTCCGAAAAAAGGGCCGCGTCCGGAAAAGAAAAGGACAGGTCCACGGCGGAGAGCACGGTCTGATTGCCCCGCTCGGGCTCGGGCCAGCTGAAAGACAGGGTCCGGGCGCGGGTCTCGGGGGTCAGAGTCTGAAGTTCGCTCTGCAGCTTGCCGATCTGGCCGAGCCTGCTCTGGGCCTGCCTGGCTTTGGTGGCCTTGGCCCGAAAGCGGTCCACGAAAGCCTGCTTCTTGCCGATCTCCGTACGCAATTTTTCGGCTTGCCGCCGGATCTGATCGCTCCGCTCGGCGTTCCATTCCAGAAATTGGGAAAAATTGCCGTCGCGCAAAAAGGGCTTTTCCCCGCCAAGAAACAGCACCTTGTTTGCGACCCGGTCCAGAAAATAGCGATCGTGAGCCACAAAGACGAGGACGCCCTCGAAGCTCAGCACATAGGACTCAAGCCACTCCACAGCCTCAAGATCGAGATGGTTGGTCGGTTCGTCCAGAAAGAGAATATCGGCCCCGGCCACCAGCACCCGGGCCAGCTTGGCCCGTTCGCGCCAACCACCGCTCAGTTCGCCCACGGGGCGGGAAAAGACCGCAGGGGCAAAGCCCAGTCCGGACAGGATGGCGTGAGCCCTGTGCTCCGGGTTGTACCCGTATTGATGTTCCAGTTCCTCCTGCCGGTCGTGCAACCGGATCAGGGCGGCTTCATCGTTCTGATCCAGGGCGGCGC
This DNA window, taken from Desulfomicrobium sp. ZS1, encodes the following:
- a CDS encoding glycosyltransferase family 4 protein, translating into MTGQAAGREMAAFAATEVTHLDLGCEFRGGQRQVIYLAGEQHKAGMQVRVAAPQGAPILDAALELGIKIATLPRRRDYHPLNLLALLRMLPSSPTILHTHDARAASLGALARLFRRDLTLIHTRRVSYALGQGWSRWKYRLGTLVVCVSREVEDVVRGAGVCRTAVIPSAIVLDRYSRREPGNFGRVGIIGALSPQKGHAQFFRALSLLAHVPKVWVVGDGALEADLKHQVENLGLSKHIAWKGRVESSLILPSLDILVVPSAHGEGSSGVIKEGWAAGVPVVCSDLPANLELVRNEVNGLVFSNGDPISLARQLDRLREDSALVEQLVSAGTLDVAAYDASGMHAAYLRAYASALPV
- a CDS encoding (deoxy)nucleoside triphosphate pyrophosphohydrolase → MTVGSIDVVAGIIVRDDRFLAARRSLSMSEPGFWEFPGGKVEAEETLGQALARELDEELSIAIDAFSLWKVKEKKVKGREIRLFFHLVTEFSGAPTPRESQELAWITCEEARGYSFLPADEEILSELSTCLQTR
- a CDS encoding aspartate-semialdehyde dehydrogenase, yielding MKKIPVVAVVGATGAVGREMLDTLVRRNFPHAEVRALASSRSAGTKVEFGAKKLTVQELTEDSFVGVDLALFSAGGSTSEKFAPCAVKAGCVVVDNSSAWRMDPAVPLVVPEVNPDDLAWHKGIIANPNCSTIQMVVALKPLHDAARIKRVVVSTYQAVSGTGQKAIVELENQVRQLFNGQEATNTVYPHRIAFNCLPQIDVFLDNEYTKEEMKMVLETKKIMGDDSIRVTATAVRVPVFYGHSESVNIETEKKLTSKEARAILSQAPGVRVLDNPGEKIYPMAIFAAGEDETFVGRIREDESIENGLNMFIVADNIRKGAALNAVQIAEVLLERDLLRIS
- a CDS encoding FAD-dependent oxidoreductase, giving the protein MTKPSNKDEWFLPEDQRKALASFLKDFKEVVPVHLFVTPGQNDAYADFARNLMTDLVRLTDKVTLNLHSADEKANEKFGVERFPTLLIAPEKYSIRFTGAPAGEEGQAFLHALMMASTGNSFLSARSKELLQELREPRQVKVFVSPTCPYCPGQCVNAIKAAIEKPLLVSVECVETGENPEYAEEYSVGSIPHTVYDEKLSTVGMESELAFVLQLVTLEAAKDMAEERAGTDSADASHHDVVIIGSGPAGLTAGIYAKRAGLDAVVLEKGIVGGLVSITPEVENYPGFINIGGKMLMDMIHEQAKQYVDVITGQTVEEIKVGRKLEVLTQDLVYVADAVIYAAGASWKKLDVPGEDRFMSKGVSFCASCDGFMFKGKKVAVVGGGNTALTDALHLKNLGVDVFIVHRRDSFRAEQHLVDSVLREEIPVHWNIVVEEIGGKETLTFISVRHVKTGETERIPVDGVFLAIGIVPNVEAVSHLGLAQEPGGYIRVDRLGRTSIPRIYAAGDITGGVQQIVTAVSEGASAAMAVFEDLTRRKTESAARKA
- the metF gene encoding methylenetetrahydrofolate reductase [NAD(P)H], with amino-acid sequence MRISQLLQRQEPFLSLEFFPPKDRAQWPGFFDVVRQLRELAPLFCSVTYGAGGSTQHNTLEIVTRMKQEYGLEPLAHLTCVGADRARLGSFLSGLGEAGVDNVLALRGDPPRGETSFTPDSEEFQHGSDLVSFIRQEFSDLCIGVAGYPEKHPEAPSMEDDLERLRHKVACGADFIITQLFFDNDRYFDFVARARAAGIGVPIIPGILPVQNLGALQRMLTFCGASVPEEYMRDLEHVQKVYGESGVRGLGLGYAKSQIRNLLDRGAPGVHLYTLNKADTCLDIWKDFSRRDGLK
- a CDS encoding ABC-F family ATP-binding cassette domain-containing protein yields the protein MSKITVQAVSKSYSGVDLFMGLSMEVHSGTRLALVGPNGCGKSTLLKIMAGETSPDSGKVTVPKGSQIGFVQQELGAADLAKLLQDFVLEVLPSWGEFWTQWRAALDQNDEAALIRLHDRQEELEHQYGYNPEHRAHAILSGLGFAPAVFSRPVGELSGGWRERAKLARVLVAGADILFLDEPTNHLDLEAVEWLESYVLSFEGVLVFVAHDRYFLDRVANKVLFLGGEKPFLRDGNFSQFLEWNAERSDQIRRQAEKLRTEIGKKQAFVDRFRAKATKARQAQSRLGQIGKLQSELQTLTPETRARTLSFSWPEPERGNQTVLSAVDLSFSFPDAALFSDLSFNIYRGQKIGLVGPNGRGKSTLIKLITGQLKPSQGHINMGSSIVTGYFSQHQTDIVRPASSVMSEIKRLASPSCTDLQLKSALGLFMLGERYWEKKVEDLSGGEKNRLVLSTLFLSRANFLILDEPTNHLDMESREALMDALSAYQGTMLVVAHDRYLLSEVVSEIWELHADGIEVHQCGFDEYHARKKAREAQELEKPDMTRAVRNEQKLKKREQAEMRNRIYQQLKPLRKKYEKLEAELEANLVEQETLETQLADPATYEDVSLSRELGQRFAALQNRAEDLMSDLAYLEKELQELEIQRDA
- a CDS encoding type II secretion system F family protein, which gives rise to MPVFIYKAKTRGGRSVKGDLDAPSLEFAENILRRKGYGNVRVKPKPKDILEGTFLEGGVSDRDMVVFSRQFATMINAGVPILQALQIMCEQTENPKLRRKLYAVRNDIEGGSSLYEALKKHPDIFDALYSNMVNAGETGGILDQVLLRLAEYIEKAAKLKAKIKGAMIYPGVVVTVAVAVIAVILIFVIPTFEQMFTESGGALPLPTQIVINMSNFVINNFMLLVGGIIAFIVAFKFFYKWEKGQILVDRWVLFLPVFGPLLRKAAVAKFSRTLATMVSSGVPILNALDIVSRTSGNKTVEKGVLEAKKSIAEGQSLAEPLEDTGVFPPMVIHMIAIGETTGALDSMLTKIADFYDDEVDVAVDALTSLIEPIMIVFLGVVVGGLVISMYLPIFSIADTVA
- a CDS encoding aminotransferase class IV: MVEIGNEQLFWERLQATPRPGEENFLAFYDHRLGAIFTNPRLMLIPLDDHLVHRGDGVFEALRFEDGAIYQLGEHLLRLERSAGAIELALPLGKAELDDLIRQVCLASGASEGNVMVFVGRGPGGFTLDTRECPQSSLYIAAKRFVRKPESFWTVGVSAVRTRIPAKQGWMSQIKSVNYLPNVLMKKDAVEQGADYPLCFDGDGFLAEGSTENAVLVDRDGVFVVPELKNALMGTTLKRAMSMAEGFMPVSTRPVPESELYDCREIILLGTSIDAVGVVRYNGRVVGDGVPGPVGLRLRGLLVADRKAHGQRLRQA
- a CDS encoding PilZ domain-containing protein; this encodes MRVRNKGDNREKNRIPQEAIIRFCAGEQEECRLARMINYSSTGMYLELNYPPPKLGANLLIEVLEEDAILDPLVEYQNPKTCYYAKVVWKKNLPDSNAEFGVGLRYLSSVPQES